In the genome of bacterium, the window CCGCCGCTCTGGCGCTGCCCGAAGACGAGCTACGCCGGGGCCTGATCACCGTGAGCGCCGGCAATGCGGCCCAGGCCTGCGCCTACGTCGCTCACCGGCTGGGCGTCCCGTGTCGGGTGGTCATGTTCGACACCGCCCCGCCACCCAAGGTCGAAGGCGTCAAGCGCTGGGGCGCCACCCCCATTCCGATGCCGCGCGAGGCTCTATACGAGTGGATGGCGGCAGAGGGCTGGACGAAGGAGCCTGAAGCGTTCATCCACCCCTTCGCCTCACCCGAGGTGATGGCCGGCCACGGGGGCATCGGGTTGGAGCTGCTCGAGGACGTGCCCAACCTCGCGAGGGTCCTCGTCCCGGTCGGAGGCGGCGGGCTGGTGGGCGGCATCGCTTCGGCGCTCAAGGGATCGCGCCGCGATATTGAAGTGATCGGCGTGCAGTCGGACGGCTATGCGCTCTGGACCCGCAGCCTGGCGGCCGGCG includes:
- a CDS encoding pyridoxal-phosphate dependent enzyme; amino-acid sequence: MGIPTIIRVIGVERIRTAAERARPYVQRTPLVPVEGALLKLECVQPTGSFKVRGFFAAALALPEDELRRGLITVSAGNAAQACAYVAHRLGVPCRVVMFDTAPPPKVEGVKRWGATPIPMPREALYEWMAAEGWTKEPEAFIHPFASPEVMAGHGGIGLELLEDVPNLARVLVPVGGGGLVGGIASALKGSRRDIEVIGVQSDGYALWTRSLAAGGPVSMRPDTIADGTTAPFDARMFELLKECVDRWLTVPEPRLRAAVPQLAAAGKVVAEGAGALAYAALEQLTPGVPTVAVVSGGNIDPILLASLLAD